GACGTTCTGCTTGCCGAAGTGGCCGGGGTCCTCGGGGTCGCGGGAGACGACGGCCGCCTTGTCGAGGTAGAAGCCGCCGTCGCCGTCGTTGAGGCGGAACAGGGGAAGTACCGAGAACAGGTCGACGTCGTCGCCTTCCTGGGTGTTCTCCCGCCACGGGGCGTCCTCGCGCCGCTCGGGAGCGACGGGGAAGGCGTCCCAGCGCCGGGCGAACTCCGCCACCTGCTCCTTGACCGGGGTGTGCTTGGGCAGACCGAGGGCGAGGGCGTGGTTGGCCCAGGAGCCGTGGACGTTCAGGGCGATACGGGCGTCGGTGAAGCCCTTGACGTTGTCGAACCACAGGGCGGGCGCGCCTTCGCCGATGCGGCCGGCGGCGTTGGCCGCCGCGGCCAGGTCGGGTTCGGGGAGGACTTCCTCGGTGATGCGCAGCAGCTGGCCTTCCTTCTCCAGCGTGCTGAGGAAACCGCGCAGGTCGTCGTATGCCATGGGTGCTCCGTGGGATTCGAAGGGGGGAGGGTGGGACGTCGGGAAGCGGACCGCGGCCGGGCGGGCGTCAGGAAGCAGGCCGCGACTGGCGGGCGGCGCGCATGCCCTCCCACCTCTTGGCGGCGGGGGCGGGCAGGTCGAACTGGTCGAGGACGCGGGTCACGACGTGATCGACGATGTCGTCCACCGACCGCGGGTGGTTGTAGAAGGCGGGCATGGGCGGCACCAGCTGCGCTCCCATCCGGCTGAGCGCGAGCATGTTCTCCAGATGGATCTCGCTCAGCGGTGTCTCGCGGGGGACGAGGACGAGCTTGCGGCGCTCCTTGAGGATCACGTCGGCGGCGCGAGCGACCAGGGTGTCGGCGTAGCCGGCGCGGATCGCGGCCAGGGTCTTCATCGAGCACGGAACGATCACCATGCCGTCGGTACGGAACGACCCGGAGGAAATGGCGGCGCCCTGGTCCTGCGGCTGGTGCACGACGTCGGCCAGGTCACCGACCTCGTTCACGGACAGGCCCGTCTCCAGCTCGATCGTCGTGCGCGCCCACCGGCTGAGGACCAGATGGGTCTCCACGTCCGGCATCTGGGCCAGCACCTGGAGGAACCGGACACCGAACACCGCTCCGGTGGCTCCGGTCATCCCCACGACCAGTCTCATACCGGCCTCCCTTCCCGCGCGCACCGCGCTGATCTGCCCTTACGTCTTCACGCTAGGAGCGCGGTGACGGGGTGCGGCGGTACACTCGGGACTCGCCATGGGGAAAAACGGACAGGTTGCGCGGCGGTCGGTCATCCGGGACCTCGCCTTGCGGCGTACGGCCGGGTCCCCGCCGGGACTGGAGCTGGTCGAGCTGGCGGGACTGGCCGAGCGCGCCCGCCGGCACGGCAACGATCCGTACGCGTCGCTGCGCCCGGCCTTCCACCAGATCGTCACCGTGCGGCCGGGCAGCCGTCTGACGGTCTCGGTGGACTTCACCTGCTACGAGCTGTCCGGCGGTGCCTGGCTGTGGATCCGCCCCGGACAGGTGCAGCGCTGGGGCACGGACCTCCCCCGGGCCCAGGGGCTGGTGATCGCCTTCCCCCCGGGATTCCCCGACACCGAGACGGCCACCGCCTCGGTCGCCGGCCTGGCGACGGCCCGGGCGCCCCTCCAGCCGGACGCCCCGCACGCGGAAGGGCTGCGCCGGGCGCTGGAGCATCTGCGGTACGAGTACCGGGCCATGGCCGAGCTGCCCCTGGAGTCCCATGTGCAGGTGCTGCGGCATCTGCTG
This is a stretch of genomic DNA from Streptomyces rubradiris. It encodes these proteins:
- a CDS encoding non-oxidative hydroxyarylic acid decarboxylases subunit B, with the protein product MRLVVGMTGATGAVFGVRFLQVLAQMPDVETHLVLSRWARTTIELETGLSVNEVGDLADVVHQPQDQGAAISSGSFRTDGMVIVPCSMKTLAAIRAGYADTLVARAADVILKERRKLVLVPRETPLSEIHLENMLALSRMGAQLVPPMPAFYNHPRSVDDIVDHVVTRVLDQFDLPAPAAKRWEGMRAARQSRPAS
- a CDS encoding helix-turn-helix domain-containing protein encodes the protein MGKNGQVARRSVIRDLALRRTAGSPPGLELVELAGLAERARRHGNDPYASLRPAFHQIVTVRPGSRLTVSVDFTCYELSGGAWLWIRPGQVQRWGTDLPRAQGLVIAFPPGFPDTETATASVAGLATARAPLQPDAPHAEGLRRALEHLRYEYRAMAELPLESHVQVLRHLLAVLLVRLARGYGSEPGGPAVNETFRRFHAAVERDFAVTRRVEDYAAALGYSRRTLTRATQTATGMPAKRYIDERVVLEAKRELAHGSLTITALATRLGFTDASDFTTFFRQRTGTTPTAFRATARGT